A DNA window from Thermodesulfobacteriota bacterium contains the following coding sequences:
- a CDS encoding cytochrome c3 family protein: protein MKKLYGSIVAFGFALAFCGLSGNAEARVTGVCSDCHTMHNSQNGASMANDGTNTPQRALTRGDCVGCHSGTALLGGSSNIPLVLKTDAAPSPVTSVLAGGNFYWVADAQGDVDKKGHNVKGIATQDGAAFGLTPPGWSNDATFTPTGGSQVAGGAASWASQLTCAGSYGCHGKHAAADDFQDISGAHHADDATLDGSTVGKSFRFLMGITGVEDNDWENETSVDRNKYKGKDRISDELASVDKSTISFLCAECHGNFHSGTGNTGVDSTFGAPWLRHPVDFDLSDATGSEYAAYVDNAEAPVGVVNLAAAVNPAVAGQAIVTCISCHRAHGTSFDDLLRWDYATMNAHNAGAAADSGCFKCHTNKD, encoded by the coding sequence ATGAAGAAGCTGTATGGTTCCATCGTTGCCTTCGGTTTCGCGCTGGCATTCTGCGGCTTGAGCGGGAATGCCGAGGCCCGGGTCACCGGCGTCTGCTCGGACTGTCACACCATGCACAACTCCCAGAACGGCGCCAGCATGGCCAATGACGGCACAAACACCCCGCAACGGGCCCTGACCCGGGGCGACTGCGTCGGCTGCCACAGCGGCACGGCGCTCCTGGGCGGCTCCAGCAACATCCCCCTGGTCCTGAAGACCGACGCTGCCCCCTCGCCGGTGACCAGCGTGCTGGCCGGCGGCAACTTCTACTGGGTGGCGGACGCCCAGGGTGATGTCGACAAGAAGGGCCACAACGTCAAGGGGATCGCCACCCAGGATGGCGCGGCCTTTGGCCTGACGCCCCCCGGCTGGAGCAACGACGCCACCTTCACCCCCACCGGCGGCTCGCAGGTGGCGGGCGGTGCCGCCTCCTGGGCCAGCCAGCTGACCTGCGCCGGCTCCTATGGCTGCCACGGCAAGCATGCGGCAGCGGACGACTTCCAGGACATCTCCGGCGCCCACCATGCCGATGATGCCACCCTCGACGGCAGCACCGTGGGCAAGAGCTTCCGCTTCCTGATGGGGATCACCGGCGTCGAGGACAACGACTGGGAGAACGAGACCAGCGTTGATCGCAACAAGTACAAGGGCAAGGACCGGATCAGCGACGAGCTGGCCTCGGTGGACAAGAGCACCATCAGCTTCCTGTGCGCCGAGTGCCACGGCAACTTCCACAGCGGCACCGGCAACACCGGCGTTGACTCCACCTTCGGCGCGCCCTGGCTGCGGCATCCGGTGGACTTCGACCTGAGCGACGCCACCGGCTCCGAGTACGCCGCGTACGTCGACAACGCCGAGGCGCCGGTGGGCGTGGTCAACCTGGCCGCAGCGGTCAATCCGGCGGTGGCCGGCCAGGCCATCGTCACCTGCATCTCCTGCCACCGGGCACACGGCACATCCTTCGACGACCTGCTCCGCTGGGACTACGCCACCATGAACGCCCACAATGCCGGCGCAGCTGCAGACTCGGGCTGCTTCAAGTGTCATACCAACAAGGACTAG
- a CDS encoding cytochrome c3 family protein — translation MKKLYGTLIAVGAAAVLAGLGGSADAKVTGPCANCHTMHNSQNGTVMGNTTATNDSLTIDTCAGCHKQDNAADRLTSVDAPAIWGDAASTATVLPGGYINSANADNTKHNVNGTGAQDGVLANTPPGYMAVAAGLPANAAGWGTNRLTCAGSFGCHGNHSYANETVAIAGGHHNDTAVGFRLLAGIDGTESSASYKGFGDTDGNAYDGINGNSATVGSGTITGYEDTTTISYLCGECHGLFHSVGASANTNLNTTRQADPGGTPWLRHPTDFRLGNASQAWDSYASYGTAGTNAYDEEVPVGAPLSATTRGTAALPATPADGIVLCISCHRAHGSDNADLLRWNYDNMIAGGGGANSDTGCFRCHTNKD, via the coding sequence ATGAAGAAGCTGTACGGCACCCTGATTGCGGTCGGTGCGGCCGCTGTGCTGGCTGGCCTGGGTGGCAGCGCCGATGCCAAGGTCACCGGCCCCTGCGCCAACTGCCACACCATGCACAACAGCCAGAACGGCACGGTGATGGGCAACACCACCGCCACCAACGACTCGCTCACCATTGACACCTGTGCCGGCTGCCACAAGCAGGACAACGCCGCCGACCGGCTGACCAGCGTCGATGCGCCGGCGATCTGGGGTGACGCCGCTTCGACCGCCACAGTCCTGCCCGGCGGCTACATCAACAGCGCCAACGCCGACAACACCAAGCACAACGTCAACGGTACCGGCGCCCAGGACGGCGTGCTGGCCAATACCCCACCCGGTTACATGGCGGTGGCTGCAGGCCTGCCCGCCAACGCCGCCGGCTGGGGCACCAACCGGCTGACCTGCGCCGGCTCTTTCGGCTGCCACGGCAACCACAGCTACGCCAACGAGACCGTGGCCATCGCCGGCGGTCACCACAACGACACCGCGGTCGGCTTCCGGCTGCTGGCGGGCATCGACGGCACGGAGTCCTCGGCCAGCTACAAGGGCTTCGGCGACACGGACGGCAATGCCTACGACGGCATCAACGGCAACAGCGCCACCGTGGGATCCGGCACCATCACCGGCTACGAGGACACCACCACCATCAGCTACCTGTGCGGCGAATGCCATGGCCTGTTCCACAGCGTCGGCGCCTCGGCCAACACCAACCTGAACACCACCCGCCAGGCTGACCCCGGGGGCACTCCCTGGCTGCGTCATCCCACCGATTTCCGGCTCGGCAACGCCTCCCAGGCCTGGGATTCCTATGCCTCCTACGGCACGGCGGGCACCAACGCCTATGACGAGGAAGTTCCGGTAGGCGCGCCGTTGAGCGCCACGACCCGCGGCACCGCTGCCCTTCCCGCCACTCCGGCGGACGGCATCGTGCTGTGCATCTCTTGCCACCGGGCCCACGGCTCCGACAACGCGGACCTCCTACGCTGGAACTACGACAACATGATCGCCGGCGGCGGCGGCGCCAACAGCGACACCGGCTGCTTCCGCTGCCACACCAACAAGGACTAG
- a CDS encoding CsgG/HfaB family protein: protein MAGWWPIRRQVRKAGGRGWQGAVAARLGGLLLVVLVAGCSSHALTYYVREGADLTFIKKVAVMPLANNTKEKFAADRVRNIVLTQVLVDSLFDVTETGQLEKILEEEAGKADAPLDEALARRLGKRLSVQAFLLGSVDAYDEERKGNYSYPVVAMTLKLVDAETGLILWQASGSYSGYSSWSRILGTQGRDQSAVTFRLVRSLLASLSGD, encoded by the coding sequence ATGGCTGGCTGGTGGCCGATCCGGCGGCAGGTGCGGAAGGCGGGCGGCAGGGGATGGCAGGGGGCCGTGGCGGCTCGCCTGGGGGGACTTCTGCTGGTGGTCCTGGTGGCCGGTTGCAGCTCCCATGCCCTGACCTATTATGTCCGGGAGGGCGCTGACCTGACCTTCATCAAGAAGGTGGCGGTCATGCCCCTGGCCAACAACACCAAGGAGAAGTTTGCCGCCGACCGGGTGCGCAACATCGTGCTGACCCAGGTTCTGGTGGACAGCCTGTTCGACGTCACCGAGACTGGCCAGCTGGAGAAGATCCTGGAGGAGGAGGCCGGCAAGGCGGATGCGCCTCTGGATGAGGCCCTGGCCCGCCGGCTCGGCAAGCGGTTGTCCGTACAGGCGTTTCTCCTGGGATCGGTGGATGCCTACGACGAGGAGCGCAAGGGCAACTACTCGTATCCCGTCGTTGCCATGACCTTGAAGCTGGTGGATGCCGAGACCGGTCTCATTCTGTGGCAGGCCAGCGGCTCTTACAGCGGCTACAGCAGCTGGAGCCGCATCCTCGGCACCCAGGGCAGGGATCAGTCGGCGGTGACCTTTCGTCTCGTGCGGTCGCTTCTGGCCAGTCTCAGCGGCGACTAG
- a CDS encoding peptidyl-prolyl cis-trans isomerase, translating to MKRASLLGLVTVLVLWGSLAQAVWPFGERHLLVLNGAGHSKADFLQFWEQWKEEDSPVPDSPDFWIDWLLFYQEAEQMELGDAPAVQAKLFTFLKVRALMQLRQDEVTSRMAAVDEERLWQRYLQDEAPLYKIESVLIADQAAAGRFAELARAGRPFAEVVTDPSLGLAEPPKVISSDWLRKSKVPETYREDLAKAELGSVLGPLFWEPKKTYYLVRKVEQQAGSQEDFQRIRKDIEERLFKEEDGRLTRDLLVRLMKEYEVVTHDDRIEALPMNGGSQEQLSAVVVEMKGGRTVTGGELVQMVMRDLSMRMRPNAQGSFDMVHGDFNDAKRRVLMDYLGAELTVRAALDRHYEQKPPIKDVFDFYRQRRMILELKNRLFRTQVEVSDQEAQAFYQANQQLFTHPASLELAILSTRDEKLADFLRKELLSGKDFFEVANHVVAGGVNPTNVLVSDLDPAMVEALSGVAEGAQVGPVKIGEDTHFIKLIRRRESVVRPLDEVKHMITRKLHEERIQEKEEAFRQKLRAVSKIEVDDGQWQEVVRTLKAQEAARQQEKDKPAKGS from the coding sequence GTGAAGCGGGCCAGCTTGCTGGGCCTCGTGACGGTGCTGGTGCTCTGGGGCTCCCTGGCACAGGCGGTGTGGCCCTTCGGGGAACGGCACCTCCTGGTTCTCAATGGCGCCGGGCACAGCAAGGCGGATTTTCTGCAATTCTGGGAGCAGTGGAAGGAAGAGGACAGCCCGGTTCCCGACAGCCCGGATTTCTGGATCGACTGGCTGCTGTTTTATCAGGAGGCCGAGCAGATGGAGCTGGGCGATGCCCCGGCGGTGCAGGCCAAGCTGTTCACCTTCCTCAAGGTGCGGGCCCTCATGCAGCTGCGCCAGGACGAGGTGACCAGCAGGATGGCCGCCGTCGATGAGGAGCGCCTCTGGCAGCGCTATTTGCAGGACGAGGCGCCCCTGTACAAGATCGAGAGCGTGCTCATCGCCGACCAGGCGGCTGCTGGCCGCTTCGCTGAGCTGGCGCGGGCTGGCCGCCCGTTCGCCGAGGTCGTCACCGATCCCAGCCTCGGCCTGGCCGAGCCGCCCAAGGTGATCTCGTCGGACTGGCTGCGGAAGAGCAAGGTGCCCGAGACCTACCGGGAGGATCTGGCGAAGGCCGAGCTCGGCTCCGTGCTCGGTCCCCTGTTCTGGGAGCCCAAGAAGACCTACTACCTGGTGCGGAAGGTAGAGCAGCAGGCTGGCAGCCAAGAGGACTTCCAGAGGATCCGCAAGGACATCGAGGAGCGGCTCTTCAAGGAGGAGGACGGCCGCCTGACCAGAGACCTCCTGGTCCGTCTGATGAAGGAGTACGAGGTGGTGACCCACGACGACCGGATCGAAGCCCTGCCCATGAACGGCGGCTCCCAGGAGCAGCTGAGCGCCGTGGTGGTGGAGATGAAGGGCGGCAGGACGGTCACCGGCGGTGAGCTCGTGCAGATGGTGATGCGGGATCTGTCCATGCGGATGCGGCCCAATGCCCAGGGCTCTTTCGACATGGTGCATGGCGATTTCAATGACGCCAAGCGCCGGGTGCTCATGGATTACCTGGGGGCGGAGCTGACGGTTCGGGCCGCCCTGGACCGTCACTATGAGCAGAAGCCGCCCATCAAGGATGTGTTCGATTTTTACCGCCAGCGGCGCATGATCCTCGAGCTGAAGAACCGGCTGTTCCGCACCCAGGTGGAGGTCAGCGACCAGGAGGCCCAGGCCTTCTACCAGGCCAACCAGCAGCTGTTCACCCACCCCGCCTCCCTGGAGCTCGCCATCCTGAGCACCCGGGACGAGAAGCTGGCCGATTTCCTGCGCAAGGAGCTTCTCTCGGGCAAGGATTTCTTCGAGGTGGCCAACCATGTGGTGGCCGGCGGGGTGAATCCGACCAATGTGCTGGTGAGCGATCTCGATCCGGCGATGGTCGAGGCCCTGTCCGGAGTGGCCGAGGGGGCGCAGGTGGGCCCGGTGAAGATCGGCGAGGATACCCACTTCATCAAGCTTATCCGCCGGCGGGAGTCGGTGGTGCGGCCCTTGGACGAAGTCAAGCACATGATCACCAGGAAGCTGCACGAGGAGCGGATCCAGGAGAAGGAGGAGGCCTTTCGGCAGAAGCTGCGGGCGGTCTCCAAGATCGAGGTGGATGACGGCCAGTGGCAGGAGGTGGTCCGCACCCTGAAGGCCCAGGAGGCGGCCCGGCAACAGGAGAAGGACAAGCCGGCAAAGGGCAGTTGA
- a CDS encoding cytochrome c3 family protein — protein sequence MMQETRQVGNGSRMGLLGRQGTVWLLTAALLLGLAACVPQPSESSRSAGKAKKSCVECHETEYKAFQTGVVHKPVQEAKCDGCHDPHGMIGGTLLKADEPELCYSCHAAVRQAVQGAAHGHPPLQSTTAACTSCHAVHNSPHAKLLKEPAATLCFKCHDQTEFGRTNRHQPLQTGCASCHQVHGAPAAKLLPKEPDAFCQDCHQPDGKGMEAGHRGYPVQGGCVSCHQPHSASRAKLIREVPHQPMLEGQCESCHAGKGKPEPLALTGTGSSLCRGCHDDVTAGQTQSVHAPVTGGECLSCHAPHGSNHQAMSRQAPERLCFECHTFKQIGPEKTGQTENGHQPAAEGRCLTCHAAHAAPVKPLLKSPAADLCFSCHGKEPGLADRSHQPVKERRCTLCHSPHESQGSHLLAGSEQEICLTCHKKTGDDMTLAYLHHPFANGDCTGCHAAHGSRSAGMLKASGVALCASCHQKLIEERTANMKKHQPFAQGECMKCHAPHGSDNPFTLVHKLADTCFTCHSGLERQIGSARQVHEPVVKRNCTACHTPHASAQDHLITRAMPELCLACHKEVAEFWSGGFAHEPAVSGQCASCHVSHAGAEAKLLARSASGLCATCHQISDTEMVRIHKGIRPSEKSCTSCHDSHGSPTQSLTFAVEHAPFKERDCKPCHEEAK from the coding sequence ATGATGCAGGAGACACGCCAAGTGGGCAATGGCAGTCGGATGGGGCTCTTGGGGAGACAGGGAACGGTGTGGCTGTTGACCGCCGCGCTGCTCCTGGGGCTGGCCGCCTGCGTGCCCCAGCCGTCCGAGTCGTCCCGATCTGCCGGCAAGGCCAAGAAGAGCTGCGTGGAGTGCCACGAGACCGAGTACAAGGCCTTCCAGACCGGGGTGGTGCACAAACCGGTACAGGAGGCCAAATGCGACGGCTGCCATGACCCCCACGGCATGATCGGCGGCACCTTGCTCAAAGCGGATGAGCCGGAGCTGTGCTATTCCTGCCACGCTGCCGTCCGCCAGGCGGTCCAGGGGGCGGCTCACGGCCATCCGCCGCTCCAGAGCACGACGGCCGCCTGCACCAGCTGCCATGCTGTCCACAACTCCCCCCATGCCAAGCTCCTCAAGGAGCCGGCCGCTACCTTGTGCTTCAAGTGTCACGATCAGACGGAGTTCGGCCGCACCAACCGTCACCAGCCGCTGCAAACCGGGTGTGCCTCATGCCACCAGGTGCATGGCGCCCCGGCAGCCAAGCTGCTGCCCAAGGAGCCGGACGCCTTCTGCCAGGACTGCCACCAGCCGGACGGCAAGGGGATGGAGGCAGGCCACCGGGGGTACCCCGTGCAGGGGGGCTGCGTCTCTTGCCATCAGCCCCACTCGGCCAGTCGCGCCAAGCTGATCCGGGAGGTCCCGCACCAGCCGATGCTGGAGGGGCAGTGCGAGTCCTGCCATGCCGGCAAGGGCAAGCCCGAGCCACTCGCCCTGACCGGCACGGGCAGCAGCCTGTGCCGCGGCTGCCATGACGATGTGACCGCCGGTCAGACCCAGAGCGTCCATGCACCGGTCACCGGGGGCGAGTGTCTCTCCTGCCACGCCCCCCACGGCAGCAACCACCAGGCCATGTCCCGTCAGGCCCCGGAAAGGCTGTGCTTCGAGTGCCATACCTTCAAGCAGATCGGGCCGGAGAAGACAGGGCAGACCGAGAACGGCCACCAGCCGGCTGCCGAAGGCCGGTGCCTGACCTGCCACGCGGCCCACGCCGCACCGGTCAAGCCGCTGCTCAAGAGCCCTGCCGCCGACCTGTGCTTCTCCTGCCATGGCAAGGAGCCGGGGTTGGCCGACCGGAGCCACCAGCCGGTGAAGGAGCGGCGCTGCACCTTGTGCCACTCGCCCCACGAGTCCCAGGGCAGCCATCTTCTGGCGGGAAGCGAGCAGGAGATCTGCCTGACCTGTCACAAGAAGACCGGGGACGATATGACCCTGGCCTATCTCCATCATCCCTTTGCCAACGGCGATTGCACCGGCTGCCACGCCGCCCACGGCTCCAGAAGCGCCGGCATGCTCAAGGCCAGCGGCGTTGCCCTGTGCGCCTCCTGCCACCAGAAGCTCATCGAGGAGCGGACGGCCAATATGAAGAAGCATCAGCCCTTTGCCCAGGGCGAGTGCATGAAGTGCCACGCCCCCCATGGCTCGGACAACCCCTTCACCCTGGTGCACAAGCTGGCGGACACCTGCTTCACCTGTCACAGCGGCCTGGAGCGCCAGATCGGCTCGGCCCGGCAGGTCCATGAACCGGTGGTCAAGCGGAACTGCACCGCCTGTCATACGCCGCATGCCTCGGCCCAGGACCACCTGATCACCCGGGCGATGCCCGAGCTGTGCCTGGCCTGCCACAAGGAGGTGGCGGAATTCTGGAGCGGCGGCTTCGCGCATGAGCCGGCGGTCTCCGGGCAGTGCGCCAGCTGCCACGTCAGCCATGCCGGCGCCGAGGCCAAGCTGCTGGCCCGCAGCGCCTCAGGTCTGTGCGCCACCTGCCATCAGATCAGTGATACGGAGATGGTGCGGATCCACAAGGGGATCCGGCCGTCGGAAAAGAGCTGCACCAGCTGCCACGACAGCCATGGCTCTCCCACCCAGAGCCTGACCTTTGCGGTGGAGCATGCCCCCTTCAAGGAGCGGGACTGCAAACCATGCCACGAGGAGGCGAAGTGA
- a CDS encoding cytochrome c3 family protein, whose amino-acid sequence MRGFFLIVVMAAGLGFTLAEAQAARTNCTACHDPESFAGRVVHGPVAEKKCFSCHSPHASRHEALLYGKSPELCFSCHKDIDEGLKKQEMLHGPVRQGKCADCHLPHAGKDDALLKAGVPELCFGCHKEVAGRGARHTHAPFARGQCQACHVAHGSSTVALLKAGVPGLCLGCHKDEGAIRGKHLGRALAGMDCLTCHSGHGSDHNALVRNNLHPPFKDKDCGTCHNRTDKGVALCFDCHEGIQSSFNYTHNHMMSVSGVDNICLSCHNAHAADDKKMLAGTQYGVCKRCHADTFKRREGALHTHPNWGVCTNCHQAHGSNQIALIRGDGNGTCEQCHATQGKFVHPIGDKVRDPRSGQPVTCVTCHNVHGTAFKYNLRLSGEKDLCVQCHKSY is encoded by the coding sequence ATGCGCGGCTTTTTCCTGATCGTCGTGATGGCGGCCGGCCTCGGCTTCACCCTCGCCGAGGCCCAGGCCGCCCGGACCAACTGCACGGCCTGCCACGACCCCGAGAGCTTCGCTGGCCGGGTGGTGCATGGCCCGGTGGCGGAGAAGAAATGCTTTTCCTGCCACAGCCCCCACGCCTCCCGCCATGAAGCCCTGCTCTATGGCAAATCCCCGGAGCTGTGCTTCAGCTGCCACAAGGATATCGACGAGGGGCTGAAGAAGCAGGAGATGCTGCACGGCCCGGTCCGGCAGGGCAAGTGCGCCGACTGCCACCTGCCGCATGCGGGCAAGGACGATGCCCTGCTCAAGGCCGGGGTACCGGAGTTGTGCTTCGGCTGCCACAAGGAGGTGGCCGGCCGGGGTGCCCGGCATACCCATGCGCCGTTTGCCCGGGGCCAGTGTCAGGCCTGCCACGTGGCCCACGGCTCCAGCACGGTCGCCCTGCTCAAGGCCGGGGTGCCGGGGCTGTGCCTGGGCTGCCACAAGGACGAAGGCGCGATCCGCGGCAAGCATTTGGGACGGGCCCTGGCGGGGATGGACTGCCTCACCTGCCACAGCGGCCACGGCTCGGACCACAACGCCCTGGTGCGCAACAACCTCCACCCGCCGTTCAAAGACAAGGACTGCGGCACCTGCCACAACCGTACCGACAAAGGGGTGGCCCTGTGCTTCGACTGCCACGAAGGCATCCAGAGCTCCTTCAACTACACCCACAACCACATGATGTCGGTGTCCGGGGTGGACAACATCTGTCTGTCCTGCCACAACGCCCATGCAGCGGACGACAAGAAGATGCTGGCCGGCACCCAGTACGGTGTCTGCAAGCGCTGTCACGCCGACACCTTCAAGCGCCGGGAGGGGGCGTTGCACACCCATCCCAACTGGGGGGTCTGCACCAATTGCCATCAGGCCCACGGCTCCAACCAGATCGCCCTCATCCGGGGGGATGGCAATGGCACCTGTGAGCAGTGCCATGCCACCCAGGGCAAGTTTGTCCACCCCATCGGCGACAAGGTCCGGGATCCCCGTTCCGGCCAACCGGTGACCTGTGTCACCTGCCACAATGTCCATGGCACCGCCTTCAAGTACAACCTCCGCCTGTCGGGGGAGAAGGACCTCTGTGTCCAGTGCCACAAGAGCTACTAG
- a CDS encoding NHL repeat-containing protein, with translation MKRTLAAALMAVILVAAPAAADRSPWKWDKALTGDDAGVHLLRPASLFWDAAEERYYVVDTMNSRLASYDREGVFLKQLRAGGQLGLPVSMGRDPRGGIWVVDRKLNALQYVDLKAQKVEAKTVKYKDGATVFLDRLFVDPAGTIYVLDRSRGGVLRLGPDLSVTTELRGEEKAAFVDFKVRSDGVWALDQRNRALVVFGADGSVSRKIGLKGDLEFPVSFDVDEHGLIYVLDRHAGAIRVFDRGGEFRYGFLEVGSARGQLYFPSQLLFDGLGRLCVANEGNGRVDIYRR, from the coding sequence ATGAAGAGGACGCTCGCAGCCGCCCTGATGGCGGTCATCCTGGTCGCCGCGCCAGCGGCAGCCGATCGTTCCCCGTGGAAATGGGACAAGGCCCTGACCGGCGATGACGCCGGGGTGCATCTGCTCAGGCCGGCCAGCCTGTTCTGGGATGCGGCCGAGGAGCGCTACTACGTGGTGGACACCATGAACTCCCGGCTTGCCTCCTACGATCGGGAGGGGGTCTTCCTCAAGCAGCTCCGGGCGGGCGGTCAGCTCGGGCTGCCGGTATCCATGGGCCGGGATCCCCGGGGCGGGATCTGGGTGGTGGATCGCAAGCTCAATGCCCTGCAGTACGTGGATCTCAAGGCCCAGAAGGTGGAGGCCAAGACGGTCAAGTACAAGGACGGGGCAACGGTGTTCCTGGACCGGCTGTTCGTGGACCCGGCGGGCACCATCTACGTTCTGGACCGGAGCCGGGGGGGGGTTCTGCGCCTGGGCCCCGATCTGAGCGTGACCACAGAGCTCCGGGGCGAGGAGAAGGCCGCTTTCGTGGACTTCAAGGTGAGGAGTGACGGCGTCTGGGCCCTGGACCAGAGAAACCGTGCGCTGGTGGTTTTTGGCGCCGACGGCTCGGTGTCCCGGAAGATCGGTCTGAAGGGGGATCTGGAGTTTCCGGTCTCCTTCGATGTCGACGAGCACGGGCTCATCTACGTTCTGGACCGGCACGCCGGCGCCATTCGGGTCTTCGACCGTGGCGGCGAATTCCGCTACGGCTTCCTGGAGGTGGGCAGCGCCCGGGGCCAGCTCTATTTCCCCTCTCAGCTGCTGTTCGACGGCCTGGGCCGCCTGTGCGTGGCCAACGAGGGCAACGGCCGGGTGGATATTTACCGGCGCTAA
- the folE2 gene encoding GTP cyclohydrolase FolE2 — protein sequence MKLASVGIKNIRYPVQVEEKAGSRQQTVATVCLSAAMPSSRHDTCAASLLEVLHRYQAQMSVRIFSRLLEEVRERLAAQSAQLAMSFPYFLTKEAPVSGTRSLMEYRCAFTGTVGDQTRDFVLGVWAPITTLCPCSKEISQFGAHNQRGEVNLNVRFRRRFLWAEDLIALVERAASAPVFALLKRPDEKYVTEAAYRNPMFVEDVVRRVAELASGLPEIAWFSVGVESFESIHKHSAYAFLEGTPEPKERTAEGPTRNFEGRRDR from the coding sequence ATGAAGCTCGCCAGCGTCGGCATCAAGAACATCCGTTACCCGGTCCAGGTGGAGGAGAAGGCTGGCAGCCGGCAGCAGACCGTAGCCACCGTCTGCCTGTCCGCCGCCATGCCCAGCTCCCGGCATGACACCTGCGCCGCCAGTCTTCTCGAGGTGCTGCACCGCTACCAGGCCCAGATGAGCGTCCGGATCTTCTCCCGCCTTCTGGAGGAGGTACGGGAGCGGCTGGCCGCCCAGTCCGCCCAACTCGCCATGAGCTTTCCCTACTTCCTCACCAAGGAGGCGCCGGTGTCGGGCACCCGCAGCCTGATGGAGTACCGCTGCGCCTTCACCGGCACGGTGGGGGACCAGACCCGGGACTTTGTGCTCGGGGTGTGGGCGCCCATCACCACGCTGTGTCCTTGCTCCAAGGAGATCAGTCAATTCGGGGCCCACAACCAGCGGGGCGAGGTCAACCTCAACGTCCGCTTCCGCCGCCGCTTCCTGTGGGCGGAGGACCTCATCGCCCTGGTGGAGCGGGCCGCCTCGGCGCCGGTCTTCGCTCTCCTCAAAAGGCCGGACGAGAAGTACGTGACCGAGGCCGCCTACCGGAACCCGATGTTTGTCGAGGACGTGGTCCGCCGGGTGGCGGAGCTGGCATCCGGCTTGCCGGAGATCGCCTGGTTTTCGGTGGGGGTGGAGAGCTTCGAGTCCATCCACAAGCACAGCGCCTACGCCTTCCTGGAAGGCACACCAGAACCGAAAGAACGAACCGCAGAAGGTCCAACAAGGAATTTCGAAGGTCGAAGGGACCGGTAG
- a CDS encoding phosphoribosylglycinamide formyltransferase has protein sequence MQQLAVLLSGSGRTLDNFHERIADGSLDARIQVVVANVPQALGLEKARRYGYPALVAPDSEATNRILAGYSLDLICLAGYLKLYTPPPQLSRAVLNIHPSLVPAFAGAGFYGMRVHRAVHARGVKVSGCTVHFANEAYDEGPIIVQRCVALDDDETPESIAAKVFAAECEAYPAAINRVGALGIDFFWQRR, from the coding sequence ATGCAACAGCTGGCCGTACTTCTGTCCGGCAGCGGCCGGACCCTGGACAACTTCCACGAGCGCATTGCCGATGGCAGCCTGGATGCCCGCATCCAGGTGGTGGTCGCCAACGTGCCCCAGGCCCTGGGCCTGGAAAAGGCCAGGCGCTACGGCTACCCGGCCCTGGTCGCCCCGGACAGCGAGGCCACCAACCGGATCCTCGCCGGCTACTCCCTGGACCTCATCTGTCTGGCCGGCTACCTCAAGCTCTACACCCCGCCCCCCCAACTGTCCCGGGCGGTGCTCAACATCCATCCCTCCCTCGTCCCGGCCTTTGCCGGTGCCGGCTTCTACGGCATGCGGGTGCACCGGGCAGTGCATGCCCGGGGGGTCAAGGTGAGCGGCTGCACGGTGCATTTCGCCAACGAGGCGTATGACGAGGGCCCGATCATCGTCCAGCGCTGTGTGGCCCTGGACGATGACGAGACGCCGGAAAGCATTGCCGCCAAGGTCTTTGCGGCCGAGTGCGAGGCGTATCCTGCGGCGATCAACCGGGTGGGAGCGCTGGGCATCGACTTCTTCTGGCAGCGGCGCTAG